The following are encoded together in the Zygosaccharomyces rouxii strain CBS732 chromosome C complete sequence genome:
- a CDS encoding uncharacterized protein (weakly similar to uniprot|Q06813 Saccharomyces cerevisiae YPR078C), which translates to MNQLACTCEDDDDDFMFEHDNTSHCLDLELQRLNEESVQMGLLVNNIEERTKEDIVRWQKVLEDSRFEGKATFLQRISHMVSPGSGSSPVGSIDERTVSAQLKKTMERDLQLTQGSQRQHKYRKWRTWFKEWVHRNGGNEEKKENPEKWTTTDSDSEGLLVMNSVIVGGNQNLRQPHRVHSTVQARNFSDHARLPSSSVTLAEHKYLFGGNNTASLTTGIRATHHSSSNESIISESTSGLQIAHNLKYSALTHGPTVPAPTPALAPVTAHYQDNVKGPRSSCEISTPPLLQSQSKKSKSTSSMLGFRGRSFRSLRGSGHSLRKHHL; encoded by the coding sequence ATGAATCAATTGGCTTGCACTTGCGAagacgatgacgatgactTCATGTTTGAGCATGATAATACTTCGCACTGtttagatttagaattacaACGACTTAATGAAGAGAGTGTTCAAATGGGTCTATTAGTTAATAATATCGAGGAAAGAACCAAGGAAGATATCGTGCGATGGCAAAAGGTTTTAGAAGATTCACGATTTGAAGGTAAGGCGACTTTTCTTCAACGTATATCCCACATGGTTTCCCCTGGAAGTGGTTCAAGTCCTGTAGGGTCCATTGATGAGAGAACCGTAAGCGCACAACTGAAGAAAACCATGGAACGAGATCTACAGCTGACGCAAGGAAGCCAAAGACAACACAAGTATCGCAAATGGAGAACTTGGTTCAAGGAATGGGTTCATCgtaatggtggtaatgaggagaaaaaagaaaatcccGAAAAATGGACCACCACAGATAGCGATTCTGAAGGATTACTAGTGATGAACTCGGTCATTGTGGGGGGCAATCAAAACTTAAGGCAACCACATAGGGTGCATTCTACCGTGCAAGCTCGTAATTTTTCCGATCATGCCAGATTGCCCTCATCTTCGGTGACCTTGGCCGAACACAAATATTTGTTCGGTGGTAATAATACTGCTTCGCTTACCACGGGTATTCGAGCAACCCACCATAGTAGCAGTAATGAAAGTATTATTAGCGAAAGTACATCAGGTCTACAAATTGCTCACAACTTGAAGTACAGTGCACTGACCCATGGTCCCACGGTTCCTGCGCCTACGCCCGCGCTTGCACCTGTAACAGCACATTACCAAGACAATGTAAAGGGTCCCAGGTCATCATGCGAGATTAGCACCCCACCTCTTCTGCAATCACaatccaagaaatctaaATCAACGTCTAGTATGTTAGGTTTCCGCGGACGCAGCTTTCGTAGTTTGCGTGGATCTGGACATAGTTTACGTAAACATCATCTGtag
- a CDS encoding uncharacterized protein (conserved hypothetical protein) encodes MIIDTNQYSSEQLPKSGEELWAAADAISKEVNRSWKKGKLYKFNKGIEVQTYSTTKKGEQWLCRVSKHNLTKQQYSKVLYALLGVEEGPDGKWIMPERSRRSIIEAQYIDVLKRVNIEEEVNGWVRINSQYELGGPLAARDFNQWVYPMEPFKDANGIEASLVVSLRADNDIKPEAKAKGHVPAWYVSVERLEYNYSTSEFTWLNCSASDAGGNIPKWLQSATIAKTVAQDVPNLFDYLGMN; translated from the coding sequence ATGATCATCGACACGAATCAATACAGCAGTGAACAGCTACCAAAGAGTGGTGAAGAATTATGGGCAGCTGCAGATgccatttcaaaagagGTTAATCGTAGTTGGAAAAAGGGTAAACTTTACAAGTTTAacaaaggaattgaagTTCAAACCTACAGTACAACGAAGAAGGGTGAACAATGGCTATGTCGTGTTTCCAAGCATAACTTAACCAAACAGCAATATTCTAAGGTTTTATACGCCTTATTAGGTGTAGAAGAAGGTCCTGATGGTAAATGGATTATGCCTGAAAGATCCAGGCGTAGTATTATTGAAGCTCAATACATCGACGTTCTGAAAAGGGTTAAcatcgaagaagaagttaaCGGATGGGTTAGAATTAATTCTCAGTATGAATTAGGTGGTCCATTAGCCGCAAGGGACTTTAATCAATGGGTGTACCCAATGGAACCATTTAAGGATGCCAATGGTATTGAAGCATCCCTTGTAGTTTCATTAAGGGCTGATAATGATATTAAACCCGAAGCCAAGGCAAAAGGTCATGTTCCAGCATGGTACGTCAGTGTAGAAAGGTTAGAATACAACTATTCTACCTCTGAATTTACCTGGTTGAATTGTTCGGCAAGCGATGCCGGTGGTAACATTCCTAAATGGTTACAAAGTGCTACCATTGCAAAGACTGTCGCTCAAGATGTTCCAAACTTATTTGATTACTTAGGCATGAATTAA
- the OPY2 gene encoding Opy2p (weakly similar to uniprot|Q6B149 Saccharomyces cerevisiae YPR075C OPY2 Protein of unknown function overproduction blocks cell cycle arrest in the presence of mating pheromone): MRLSILRRDDGCVSCPQAAPCPTCGPDENCVMTELTCHSCPKTYCQKKSGSSLNNSTQSQHHSNSGKIVGGVVGGVVGGVVFGVALLLLWLYHRYWKRILREKKDRLAESREMFGEDADFDDDDSDSEDDSENDHGASEDEMNDAVAELPHKSSDARSSTRNSTVTTHTKASNILPIAYIPGVTSRPPGGSRLGNSDVRSHITLGSSILGPDDASMHSPAVANRNSNLSLNANPAPVPNTDAVPDPNTTANTATNAEPEPRDLTTAIRAKPKLVQIEETPEGEELPNTDSQIPYEGHQEHDQYQDEDQDQDQQSDAGSGSFVLDVAGPEPPTRTEESRPTSPFEDPQ, translated from the coding sequence ATGCGACTTTCCATACTTCGTAGAGATGATGGTTGTGTAAGCTGCCCGCAAGCTGCACCATGTCCAACATGTGGACCCGATGAGAACTGTGTAATGACAGAGCTAACATGCCATTCCTGTCCCAAAACATACTGTCAAAAGAAGAGCGGATCTTCGCTAAATAATTCAACACAGTCACAACATCATTCTAACAGCggtaaaattgttggtGGTGTAGTCGGTGGTGTTGTCGGTGGTGTTGTCTTCGGTGTTGCCTTACTACTGTTGTGGTTGTATCATCGTTACTGGAAGAGAATTCTCagagagaagaaagatagACTAGCCGAATCAAGAGAAATGTTTGGTGAAGATGCTGACtttgatgacgatgatagtgatagtgaagatgatagCGAAAATGATCACGGTGcaagtgaagatgaaatgaacGATGCAGTCGCAGAGCTACCGCATAAATCATCAGACGCTCGCAGCAGTACTAGAAACAGTACTGTCACAACTCATACAAAGGCAAGTAATATTCTACCAATCGCTTATATTCCCGGTGTTACAAGTAGACCACCAGGCGGTTCACGTCTAGGTAACAGCGATGTGAGATCTCATATTACACTAGGATCATCCATTCTGGGACCTGATGACGCGTCGATGCATTCACCAGCAGTTGCGAATAGAAACAGTAACTTGAGTTTGAATGCCAACCCTGCTCCTGTTCCTAACACAGATGCAGTTCCTGATCCAAACACAACCGCCAACACAGCTACTAATGCCGAACCTGAACCTCGAGATTTGACAACCGCTATAAGAGCCAAGCCAAAACTAGTACAGATTGAAGAAACACCAGAGGGTGAAGAATTACCGAATACAGATTCCCAGATACCATATGAGGGGCATCAAGAACATGATCAATACCAGGACgaagatcaagatcaagatcagCAGAGTGACGCAGGAAGTGGTAGTTTCGTATTAGACGTAGCAGGACCGGAGCCTCCTACTCGTACGGAAGAAAGCAGACCAACTAGCCCGTTTGAAGATCCCCAGTAA